The window AGATTAACGCCAGCAGTTGGTGAGGGCAGTAGCAATGGAGCTTGGGCTCCACTCGCAATTGGCAATTAACTAAATTGAAAGCACACGCAAAACTAAAAGCaaattatcaaaaatattGTGAGTCCACGTAGACAGAAGTGCAGTAACAGTAAcggagcagcaacagcaactgctATCAGCGACCGGTTTGGGGTTTCTTAactgatttttttaaaaaagtgCTCTGCCCACTACCACTGCGACTGCGCTGCTGGCGTCAACGTTGGGGCTGGCTTTGAAAGTGAgagcaaaaataaacaaaagtccaacagaaacaacaacactCACAGTCCAAAGTTCCGCTTTTGATTCTGATTCCTTCAACACTTTCGATGTGCCGCCCCTGTGCCCAGCTGATGTTTAAGACGGTATTGTTGTACCTGTTGTTTATATTAAATCCAAATGTTTAAacacataaattttataaaatgacACTAGTTACCAAGGGAATATTTGACCGACCTCTTGAATGATTCTATGCCAATTGTTGCACTTTCTTATAACCCACTTGGAATTAGACACTTGAGAGTAGGGCACATAAATAAGCGGTATCACTTGGTGTGAGTGGGAGTAATGCCTTATTTCCTACTGGGAAGGTGATACACAAAAAGCTTTTGCAACACTGGCAATCAGCTGTTTTATGTTTACATACCTTGCGTTAACTTAAGAGTGACTGTTCCAATAAACGTAACGTAAAGAACAACGTAACAGAATATTAAACCAAATTGCGCGCAAACACTTGATTTAAAATTCAGAAAAAATGTGTTCAAAGTAGCAGGCAACGAAGTATTGCTGCTAATAACTTTGGTCCAAGTTTGAATCTTTGAAAActgttgaaaatgttttttcctttattcATATGAATCGAAATAGGTTCTTTTgagtaaaatgtttttttaggTGGCTCACTTGGGAGATTTTCACACATTTATATCAAATATTCTGTTTGTACTACTTAAATAGTAGTTATGAAACCCAAAAACCCATAGTAAAATTATTTCACCCCAagatttaattattatttcgATTTTATTTGCTAAGGCTAAGATAATAACTCTTTCAATACAAAATCACAGCAATTCTTAGCAACTTGTACTACAATTCGTTgcaattttcttatttcttgtttttttctttcttttttttttataaataacttGCTTTAATTCATagttaaattcaaattatggtgttgtttttttttatccaatTTGACCACCGCCTCATGGAGGCGGCATACAAAGGATAATTacaaacttaaacttataCTCTAAATCGACTTTTATATATACTTGCATATAAATAACGCCATATAAAGTTAAGGTaatatcattttttaaaatgatagtttttctttttgctatATACAACTGATATATATAGTATGCACGGGtctgtttataatttttcttgaTTCGTTGTTCTGTTGGACAACCCTAAacgtttttttcttctttccttttttcttcCTGTTGTTTTCTAAAGCTATCACAGTAATAAAACCAATAAATTTGGTTTTCATATTATGTACACTAATATAAATTGCtatataaaaaaccaaaaaaaatttaaaaaaaaagcagcgTTAATGTTGTTGCCAACCCGAAGAAAAAGATACCCGAACTACACTATacactaaaaactaaaaatattaataacttATTGTAACCGACAacctaaaagaaaaactatcAGCTAAGCTAAACTTATAGAAATTCCTGATTCTAAACATGTTTGCTCATTGTCCCGCCAAATTGTTGTTCGGGATGTGCATAGGGCATCCAACTCTTTGCGCTATCCACATTCACTTGAGAACTGGAACTTTGGGCTGAGGCAGGGGAACTGGCAAATCCGCTGCTGGCAAAGCTGACGGCCaactgaaaaagaaaagaagaaaagaaagcaaagattaaaaaaggtttgcaattaattaacacatttttgtttatcaaaTTTCAGTTTCAAGCCAAAATCCCCACCCAGAATTTATATAAAGTgggatttttatttttttttttgttggagaCATGTGAGAAATAAATCCAAAGCGTGCGGCACATTTGATAATCCACAAAAAAACGAGTTCGGCCTGTGGTTTGCTTTCTTCTATTCACTTTTTTTACTGTTGCCAAGGCTTaatgaatttcatttaatgACTTTTGTGAATTTGGCTATAAACAACCAATCGCAAGGCAATCAACGACCAGGCACAATCCCAGCTAACAGACATGTTAGACAGCCTGGCGCGCTTTGATTTCCTTACTAGGCGGGCGGGTCTTTAAATTAAATCGTCACCTAAATGACATAACCGACTACGGTCTCAGTGATGCAAAGAGTGCTTAAggaaaatcttttaaaaaatttattaatttagttAAAGTTATTTCAAAACTCTTAATGTTCGGAATCTTAAATCATTTACTTGAATTTTTATGATCTATTTAAAAATGTCTTGCCAATTTGGAGTTGGAGTTTGCTTTGGCATGTTATAATATTGGCTAtgaaatccaaaaataaagtattaccacatttaattaaaaacatatCTTTCTACTAATCCTCAATGGGTTTTCAAGTAAACTTTAAGAGTTTTCCGGGTGTAAGAGATATCATTACGAACTagtttcatttaaattcaCTCAAGTTGGCTGTGAAAACTCTAGATTAGCATCGCCAATTTGACACTTACTTGTTGCTTGTCGCCCGCAGCTGCTTTCCTGCTAACTCGATCTGCATCCAAATCTTGATCATTGAAGCAATCGATGCatatatcatcatcatcgttacAGTGCTCCACTTCTATGCATGAACTGGATGTAGTGGAGTTGCGACTCAGAGTGATTGTATCGCATTCGTTACCCTcatcgctgctgctgctgccgctgccgccgccaTCCTCTTCGGCTTCATCTGATAGAGCTGGCTCCAGTTGCAAAGCGTAGGCAGACTGACGACGACGCTCTTGGAATGCCAATTGATCTTGATCCTCGTTACCTGATCGTATGATCACATGCTTCTTGCCGCCTGGCATATCATCTAGTAACTTCAATTCACATGGACTGTAGACCTGATGATTGCCAGCTCCTGTTAGATTCTGTAGAAGATTGGCTCGAGCATATTTGCCATCCGAAATATTGGCAGCCTGGCGAGCATAGCTGGACATGTGTAGAGTGGCACGTGTGATGGCATAACCCAAGAGAGCAACGCCCAAAATCAAAGCTCCCCAAAAACCAAGGGGATTGACCAACGGCAAGATATTCAAATAGAAATTGAAACGTGTATCCAGAGATTCAGGCAATTTGGGCATCATCTAGTTAAATGGAAAGagatttcaattaattaacaaatattttataattttttcagTTTTACTTACAATCTCGAACCAAAGCATGGGGGCGGTCAGGTGACTGAACTTGGAGACTTGCGGAAAATTGCTGAGATCCTTGAAATGCATGTTGATTTGCACTTTTACGGATAGCGAGAGCGGCAGACCGGATTCCTACAAAACACAAGCATTAAAACACCAATTAGTTAGTAAATTGTTATTATCCCAAGTACGATATCATTTTGGTTAAACTTGGCCTAATTTCCATTTAATTGGAGCGTAAATATAGGCCTGGTTAAGTTGTTGTCCTTTATGATTTATAGACTTTTTCACGCTCTGTTGCTATGGTCGGTCGCTGTTTTCAATGGTGCAAACCGGTAATACTTGAGGGGAAATTGCTATTTAATGACTGACCGAGTGATCGATTGCATCAATTTCCGATATGGTGACGTGtgaaaattgttcaaaattgttaaataatcACAAAAACAAGTGTTCCACTTAAGGTGTCACAAGGGTTTCCGACTAGGAATTTCACattcaagtttttttcttttaaactcTTGACTATGAGACGAACGAGTGTCAAAATGTAAGGCTAACTTTTAAATGCATTGTAACATATTTTCTAATAAAAGTATTTTCAGctcttaaattaaaaactctTTTTAAGTATTTCCACTTGATTAACTTTTGTCTAAGCTGTCCTTTTCTAAAGAGTAAAATTAAGTTAAACTTTCAATTCCAATTGGTGCAATCCCAAGGGAAAGTCCCTGTCAATCAGTTTAGCTTGATTTCCgctaaacgaaaaaaaaaatggctaaATTCAACGGAAGCAAATACAAAGTTTGTATTTACATAAATTGCCTGCTGATTTATGACTGACTTATTAAGTGCTAATcttaacaaataaatatttcgtttttatCTGTGTGGGATACTTAAATTCTATTTGACTTTGATTTCCTGTTACAGATTCTCTCGCTAAGGAACTCAACTAAAAAGCGTGACTAGTGACCAGTTTTAACGGTGAACTTAATTAGCCGGAAAtgtaaattgaaagaaaatatcaaaacaataataaaatcaCTTCAACTAAattctagaaaaaaaaattaagaggCAAAGGCACCCAGCCGAGATTGCTGACAGagccaataacaacaacaataacaacaactatCGCAtgtttaaattgcaaaatatataattataacaTTTAATATGAATATTTAATGAAAAAGTGTCCAGATTTTggatgttgtttttgttgttgctgacgCTGCGTTTTAACGGTTGTTGATTGACACTTTGAAAGTTGCCGCTATTAGTAAGAAATCGGCaaaagcaataacaacaacaaaaatttaaaacatttcacATTTTAATACCCTTGCTGAGGGTGTTTTGAGTTTTATATACAGGAAAATGAGTAATTTTTTTGGAAACATAAATCGACTTAATGATCAATGACGAAAAGTAAAACAGGTTCTAAGAGCTTATTAAATCATAGATCTTTAAGAGCTTCTATCTCAAATAATAGAAAACCAATAAATGACTTTGTTTTAGAACTTGTTCGAAAACTTGTTAAGTTTCCCAAtagtacaaaaaaaatgcacaaCAAATTGACTGAAAATTCACTCTCATTGTTTAACTCATttcataaattaattttgcCAAAGTGTATATAAATGTCGAGATGTTTTTTAATAAGCTTAAATTGCATTCCATTTTCTGGTCTTGGCCAAGGACACTTACCGGTTGGATGACAAATGCTGTTGAATGCTTTTCAGGATCTGGTTTCATGCCAGTTATATTCTCCTGTAGACCCACATCGCCATTCATGAAATGAGGGAAACTTAGCGAGATTGGAAAGCCATAATAACAATCAGTGACGTCAATCAGTCCCACCGGCTGGCAATCACCTggttaaataaaaagaatcaGGAAAATGAGTATCATTGAATTGTGAATGAGTCAACTTTAATGCATCTTCAAGTACACATTTTGTATCGGatattgatatatgtatgacATGTGACATTGCATTGCCTCCTTTTGTGTCATGTGAATGATAATATAGTaactagtagtagtagtagataTTTTCATGCTTGTAAACTCTAATTTAAATTGCTAAATAAACGTGATACACGCATGATCTAAACTGCGTCACAAGTTCAACTAAAtggaatatttttaaaaatattctgTCTAGT is drawn from Drosophila willistoni isolate 14030-0811.24 chromosome 2R unlocalized genomic scaffold, UCI_dwil_1.1 Seg167, whole genome shotgun sequence and contains these coding sequences:
- the LOC6642652 gene encoding scavenger receptor class B member 1 isoform X2 — protein: MFTIQKRAFLLLAIGFLAITTAVLVKVFQPYDLIFKWKLIMAEKGEIFDLWATPPVDLYIKIYLFNITNAEAFLAGREKLNVEQVGPYVYKEIMTHQNITFNENNTMSTTPSHPLVWQEHMSEGRREDDQVVMLNIAMLAISHLTANHPFFVRMALKGLFVSTNSEPLVRMTAKEFMFGYPSALATLGNTFLPNWISFEKVGLIDRMYDFSTDYETFYTGVPNPALSGLYATYRGETTLPQWEGDHCSNIEYASDGTKFRSFIQPNESVKFFRKSMCRPINLYRVGEERTFGSLKGYNYVFEENAFDNGAINEANKCFCRKGDCQPVGLIDVTDCYYGFPISLSFPHFMNGDVGLQENITGMKPDPEKHSTAFVIQPESGLPLSLSVKVQINMHFKDLSNFPQVSKFSHLTAPMLWFEIMMPKLPESLDTRFNFYLNILPLVNPLGFWGALILGVALLGYAITRATLHMSSYARQAANISDGKYARANLLQNLTGAGNHQVYSPCELKLLDDMPGGKKHVIIRSGNEDQDQLAFQERRRQSAYALQLEPALSDEAEEDGGGSGSSSSDEGNECDTITLSRNSTTSSSCIEVEHCNDDDDICIDCFNDQDLDADRVSRKAAAGDKQQLAVSFASSGFASSPASAQSSSSQVNVDSAKSWMPYAHPEQQFGGTMSKHV